The Calliphora vicina chromosome 3, idCalVici1.1, whole genome shotgun sequence genome contains a region encoding:
- the Prosbeta2 gene encoding proteasome subunit beta type-7, with translation MQLELTRDVPKSGFNFENCKRNSDLLKNGFQPPKTVKTGTTIAGIVFKDGVILGADTRATEGPIVSDKNCSKIHYLAKNMYCCGAGTAADTEMTTDMIASQLELHRLNTGRQVPVVAANTLLKQMLFRYQGHISAALVLGGVDKTGSYIYSIHPHGSTDKLPYVTMGSGSLAAMAVFEARWKPDMSEEEGKKLVRDAIAAGVFNDLGSGSNIDLCVIRKDSTEYLRNYELANKKGERQLNYSFKLGTTAILDTKVKEFDITEEVHFVPMETA, from the exons atgcaacttGAACTAACTAGAGACGTACCGAAAtctggtttcaattttgaaaattgcaaaag AAATTCTGATCTTTTGAAGAATGGATTCCAACCTCCCAAGACTGTTAAAACAGGTACCACTATTGCTGGAATTGTCTTTAAGGATGGTGTGATTTTAGGGGCTGACACACGTGCCACCGAGGGACCTATTGTCTCGgataaaaattgttcaaaaattcattatttagcCAAAAATATGTA CTGTTGCGGAGCTGGTACAGCTGCTGATACTGAAATGACTACCGACATGATTGCTTCACAATTAGAGTTGCATCGCCTTAACACTGGTCGGCAAGTGCCTGTGGTTGCAGCAAACACTTTGTTGAAACAAATGTTGTTCCGTTACCAGGGTCATATAAGTGCTGCCTTAGTATTGGGAGGAGTTGACAAAACAGGCTCGTATATCTATTCTATTCATCCCCATGGTTCGACAGACAAATTGCCTTACGTCACTATGGGATCCGGCAGTTTGGCTGCAATGGCAGTATTCGAAGCTCGCTGGAAGCCCGATATGAGTGAAGAAGAAGGCAAAAAGTTGGTACGTGATGCTATTGCTGCTGGTGTCTTCAATGATTTAGGTTCAGGTTCTAATATTGATCTTTGTGTAATTCGCAAGGATTCTACTGAATACTTGCGCAATTATGAATTGGCCAACAAAAAGGGAGAAAGACAG CTAAATTACTCTTTCAAATTGGGAACAACTGCTATTTTGGACACAAAGGTTAAGGAATTTGACATAACAGAAGAGGTTCACTTTGTACCAATGGAAACGGCTTAA
- the mRpL39 gene encoding large ribosomal subunit protein mL39 — MSVVQQIKPIVWNTLAKWQKISNIRLFSNASIERRNELFTIEQKRQRELVGRIEKIEVRYLGLPEDVTLIMNRDLSTPYNCAQHLSEGHCKRTALALLDGNVPWDMHRPLPDNCTLQLLNFTVADPHVVNKAFWRTCSFMLGAALQNAFKEEARLQLHSFPGPNIKSGSFVHDIVLGSKTWEASNDELRALSAEMIKLAAKDLKLERLEVNNELALEMFKDSRYKSEQLPSISQQNHGRVVLYRMGTHIDISRGPMVASSRFLGKCTVTAAHKLADEEASNAIYRMQGVALPIGFVLNHVAYGTLENRARKLNPARQPNEPFEESQMQMA; from the exons ATGTCGGTTGTTCAgcaaataaaaccaattgtTTGGAATACTCTCGcaaaatggcaaaaaattaGTAATATTC GTTTATTTTCGAATGCTTCTATTGAGCGACGCAATGAATTATTTACCATAGAGCAGAAAAGACAAAGAGAATTAGTAGGTCGCATAGAAAAAATTGAAGTCCGTTATCTGGGTCTTCCTGAAGATGTCACCCTTATTATGAATCGTGATCTGTCAACGCCGTATAATTGTGCCCAACATTTATCCGAGGGTCATTGCAAGCGTACTGCTCTAGCCTTATTAGACGGCAATGTGCCATGGGATATGCACAGACCATTGCCGGATAATTGTACACTACAACTATTGAACTTTACTGTTGCAGATCCACATGTGGTTAACAA GGCATTTTGGCGTACATGCAGTTTTATGTTGGGTGCTGCTTTACAAAATGCTTTCAAAGAAGAAGCTCGTTTGCAGTTGCATAGTTTTCCTGGACCAAATA ttAAATCTGGTAGTTTCGTACATGATATTGTACTGGGCTCTAAAACATGGGAAGCATCCAACGATGAATTGCGTGCCTTATCAGCTGAAATGATAAAATTGGCAGCTAAAGATCTTAAACTTGAACGTCTAGAGGTGAACAACGAATTGGCTttggaaatgtttaaagattcgCGTTATAAGAGCGAGCAGCTTCCAAGTATTTCACAGCAAAATCATGGTCGCGTAGTTCTTTATCGTATGGGAACACATATTGATATTTCAAGAGGTCCAATGGTTGCATCGTCGCGTTTTCTTGGTAAATGTACGGTGACTGCTGCCCATAAGTTAGCCGATGAAGAAGCTAGCAATGCAATTTATAGAATGCAAGGTGTAGCCTTACCAATTGGATTTGTCCTGAATCACGTAGCCTATGGTACACTTGAAAATCGTGCTAGAAAATTG